One segment of Ignavibacteriales bacterium DNA contains the following:
- a CDS encoding T9SS type A sorting domain-containing protein, giving the protein MAGVRAKADGYRVVYMSTGLEQITELAIRDTIAVRSLRWLSENVVVGVDEETNQPTQFVLDQNYPNPFNPTTKISFSISEKSFTTLKIYDILGNEVASLLYEEKPAGRYEIQFDASSLSSGVYLYKLQSNNLVQTRKMILLK; this is encoded by the coding sequence ATGGCTGGTGTTAGAGCAAAAGCTGATGGTTATCGCGTTGTATATATGTCTACCGGGCTAGAACAAATCACAGAGCTGGCAATTCGTGATACTATCGCTGTTCGCAGTCTTCGATGGTTGTCGGAAAATGTTGTTGTTGGTGTTGATGAGGAAACCAATCAACCAACACAATTTGTTTTGGATCAGAATTATCCTAACCCATTTAATCCAACAACAAAAATCAGTTTTTCTATTTCAGAAAAATCTTTTACTACATTAAAGATTTATGATATACTTGGAAATGAAGTCGCATCATTACTTTATGAAGAAAAACCTGCAGGTCGTTATGAAATTCAGTTTGATGCTTCCAGCCTTTCTTCAGGTGTTTATTTATATAAACTTCAGTCGAATAATTTAGTTCAAACAAGAAAAATGATTCTTTTGAAGTAA
- a CDS encoding T9SS type A sorting domain-containing protein has protein sequence MNKITLFFFLFLFSATININLFAQNSDFGQDSKSGVTANSGITQEESNWLASKTVTPDIEIPQELLNQLEQARLNNDVDEANRINQIINSQYRSGVKIINSESNQNSIPLPEPIIGELFPTEYDWLPGDVLVASDTGGGFQFPRTLDVKLGDDGNLYLASIINTTTQRRINVYKSTNGGATWANKGGVYYPSLSAHFETLSMLVEGKSPGIDDSIRVIIYYTLAANDNNDGASLAYFQFKPNATNQEYILKSIETPTTGREFNYVSAVSDGQYYGSLTYFGCVVGEYSNNADTSISYRVFRTTNWGDTHSSVTLDIYAATWNDYYPVAQFKASSSGSDSVYIVSERVFPSTTQSQVRITIAPWTLSTTFKTNFLTNVSGTYYKKPVIAIKQSPRSIDKRMVITCTKDGEAKYHYSLNSGDSWSTDLLLDNRATPSVNTNYTYVTSDSTGSSEDFCAMFSERTNGTTNDSINVRRGAPGIGLGTTLYKQNSEGITSTHPAVTTIYRDGGNLKTAFAYWANGPRGIYFDAEHLVTNVTSLPGAVDKYELAQNFPNPFNPNTIIRFSVPEQANVTLKIFNSIGQEVATLLNGEIAAGNHQVDFNASALSSGVYFYRISSSNFTATKKMILIK, from the coding sequence ATGAATAAAATCACACTGTTTTTTTTCTTATTTCTTTTTTCTGCAACAATCAACATAAATTTGTTTGCGCAAAATTCTGATTTCGGTCAGGATAGCAAATCAGGTGTGACTGCTAATTCCGGAATTACACAAGAGGAATCTAACTGGCTAGCATCAAAAACCGTTACACCAGATATTGAAATTCCACAGGAACTTCTTAATCAACTAGAACAAGCTCGTCTTAATAACGATGTTGATGAGGCAAACAGAATTAATCAAATTATTAATTCTCAATATCGTTCTGGAGTGAAAATTATTAATTCTGAATCTAATCAAAACTCAATTCCTTTGCCTGAACCAATAATTGGAGAATTATTTCCAACAGAATATGATTGGTTACCGGGTGATGTTTTGGTAGCTTCTGATACTGGTGGAGGTTTTCAATTCCCAAGAACATTAGATGTAAAGTTGGGTGATGATGGTAATTTATATTTAGCTTCCATTATAAATACAACCACACAAAGAAGAATTAACGTTTACAAATCTACAAATGGCGGAGCTACCTGGGCAAACAAAGGTGGGGTTTATTACCCTTCACTAAGTGCTCATTTTGAGACTCTATCAATGCTTGTAGAAGGTAAAAGTCCTGGAATAGACGATTCTATTAGAGTAATCATCTATTATACTTTAGCCGCAAATGATAACAATGACGGAGCATCATTAGCATATTTTCAATTTAAACCTAATGCGACAAATCAAGAGTATATACTTAAATCAATTGAAACTCCCACAACCGGACGCGAATTTAATTATGTATCAGCTGTAAGTGACGGTCAGTATTATGGAAGTCTTACTTATTTTGGATGTGTTGTTGGTGAGTATAGTAATAATGCAGATACTTCGATTTCTTACAGAGTCTTTAGGACAACAAATTGGGGTGATACTCACTCAAGTGTTACTCTTGATATTTACGCTGCTACTTGGAACGATTATTATCCCGTTGCACAATTTAAAGCAAGCTCATCAGGTTCAGACTCTGTTTATATTGTGTCAGAGAGAGTATTCCCTTCTACTACCCAGTCTCAAGTAAGAATTACAATTGCACCATGGACTTTAAGTACAACTTTCAAAACTAATTTTTTAACAAATGTTTCAGGTACCTATTACAAAAAACCTGTGATAGCAATTAAACAAAGCCCAAGAAGTATTGATAAAAGAATGGTGATTACATGTACTAAAGATGGCGAGGCTAAATATCATTATTCATTAAATTCGGGCGATTCTTGGAGTACAGATTTATTATTAGATAATAGAGCTACGCCAAGTGTGAATACAAATTATACGTATGTAACTTCAGATTCTACTGGAAGTTCTGAGGATTTTTGTGCAATGTTCTCTGAACGAACAAATGGAACTACGAATGACTCTATAAACGTAAGACGTGGTGCCCCTGGAATTGGATTAGGTACTACACTATATAAACAAAATAGTGAAGGGATTACAAGCACTCATCCTGCTGTTACAACTATATATAGAGATGGAGGTAATCTTAAAACTGCTTTTGCTTACTGGGCAAATGGTCCAAGAGGAATCTATTTTGATGCTGAACATTTAGTAACAAATGTAACTAGTTTACCAGGAGCTGTTGATAAATACGAATTGGCTCAAAATTTTCCAAATCCATTCAATCCTAATACAATTATTAGATTCAGCGTTCCTGAACAAGCTAATGTTACGCTAAAAATATTTAATAGTATCGGGCAGGAAGTTGCAACATTATTAAATGGAGAAATTGCGGCAGGTAATCATCAAGTTGATTTTAATGCAAGTGCATTATCCAGCGGTGTTTATTTTTACAGAATTTCATCATCTAATTTTACAGCAACCAAAAAGATGATTTTAATTAAATAA
- a CDS encoding PQQ-binding-like beta-propeller repeat protein, with product MQNKEDDINVALIFVNTSAIGTVYEKSQVDSVLGGLKMPYKIITNANNLNKSEDFILSQDNNLLIGVNLFSSNNSISQIIKIESLNMVAEEQDLISSDKVYLFTSNSLSSTQNSTYLLNQFKNKYVFSFYPTENKFSAQTNPLTEVIEIGIPPSVTNEEINFYLIKEEADTITIFKRSDKSELSEKLYSIFLHDLKKLNLLIEEQTINSSLSNTFEIEFQSSTTTQNIVSDNRIYTILDNGLIYLNDYRGKENFVTEIIGNINSTPALYKDLILAATFEGDLYSINSNNGEVLQVVGIGENITSNISLSELEIQNSKKIGGLLGTIEGNIFCYDAFTFEQLWKNNISKSPIVSQPLVVNDKVIFINSSSSLYCVNLKSGSINWKYEFADKQNFPQSCWPLSDGKNVFAFTPDGNLMAIDLLLGKKNWSINLKGKLNQFYISSDKAKLFLIDNKGLLTIFSAKDGKEIGKIDFKKSNLFSFIITEMQDRTLVGFSDGSLYSLNSKLTEQQLISSDQIPITSINAINNDEFTIKNIFGKIAFYKIK from the coding sequence ATGCAAAATAAAGAGGATGATATAAATGTCGCTTTAATTTTTGTTAATACCTCAGCAATAGGAACCGTTTATGAAAAGAGCCAAGTTGACTCAGTACTTGGAGGTTTAAAGATGCCTTATAAAATCATTACGAATGCTAACAATTTAAATAAGAGTGAAGATTTTATATTAAGTCAAGATAATAATCTTTTAATTGGAGTAAATTTATTTTCATCAAATAATTCAATCAGTCAAATTATTAAAATTGAATCACTAAATATGGTAGCTGAAGAACAAGATTTAATTAGTTCTGATAAAGTTTATCTTTTTACAAGTAATTCTTTGAGCAGCACTCAGAACAGTACTTATCTATTAAATCAATTTAAGAACAAATATGTTTTTTCATTTTATCCAACTGAAAATAAATTTTCTGCACAAACAAATCCACTAACGGAAGTAATTGAAATTGGGATTCCACCCTCAGTAACAAACGAAGAGATAAATTTCTATCTTATAAAAGAAGAAGCAGATACAATTACGATTTTTAAAAGAAGTGATAAAAGCGAATTATCAGAAAAATTATATTCTATTTTTTTACACGATTTAAAGAAATTAAATCTACTTATTGAAGAACAAACAATTAATTCCTCTCTCTCTAATACTTTTGAAATAGAATTTCAGTCATCAACAACTACACAAAATATAGTATCTGATAACAGAATTTATACAATACTTGATAATGGTTTGATCTATTTAAATGATTATAGAGGTAAAGAAAATTTTGTAACTGAAATTATTGGAAACATAAATTCTACACCTGCTCTTTATAAGGATTTAATTTTGGCGGCAACATTTGAAGGTGATCTTTATTCAATTAATTCAAACAACGGAGAGGTTTTACAGGTTGTTGGGATTGGAGAGAATATTACTTCTAATATTTCATTATCCGAACTTGAAATCCAAAACTCAAAAAAAATTGGTGGATTGCTGGGAACAATAGAAGGAAATATTTTTTGTTACGATGCTTTTACTTTTGAGCAACTTTGGAAAAACAACATTTCAAAATCACCAATTGTTTCTCAGCCGCTGGTGGTAAATGATAAGGTGATTTTTATAAATTCCAGTTCATCGCTCTATTGTGTTAACTTAAAATCGGGATCAATTAATTGGAAGTATGAATTTGCCGACAAACAAAATTTTCCGCAAAGTTGTTGGCCGCTAAGCGATGGAAAAAATGTTTTTGCTTTTACTCCGGATGGAAATCTTATGGCAATTGATTTGTTACTTGGCAAAAAAAACTGGTCGATTAATTTAAAAGGAAAGTTGAATCAATTTTATATCTCTTCTGATAAAGCAAAATTATTTTTGATAGATAATAAAGGGTTGCTGACAATCTTTTCTGCAAAGGATGGTAAAGAAATCGGAAAAATAGATTTTAAGAAATCTAATTTATTTTCATTTATCATTACTGAAATGCAGGATAGAACTCTTGTCGGATTCTCGGATGGCTCTTTATACTCTTTAAATTCAAAACTAACTGAGCAACAACTTATTTCATCAGATCAAATCCCAATAACCTCAATCAATGCAATCAATAATGATGAGTTTACGATAAAAAATATTTTCGGAAAGATTGCATTTTATAAAATCAAATAA
- a CDS encoding HAD-IA family hydrolase: protein MKSRFKGIIFDVDGTLTYTNQLIFSSFNHITKKYLGKAYSDDEIVALFGPTEDVILKDICKDEYENARIDYYTYYKENHDIARLYDGIKELLIDVHKSDILLSIFTGKGRTSALITLDELGLTDYFDMIVSGDDVENHKPSPEGIIMFLNKHNFNPLEVLMIGDAPSDIIAAKECGVEIASVVWDSYAEDEVRKLNSQNIFRTVEELRDYIFKT from the coding sequence ATGAAATCAAGATTTAAAGGGATCATTTTTGATGTTGATGGAACATTAACATATACCAATCAACTTATTTTTAGTTCGTTCAATCACATCACAAAAAAATATCTTGGCAAAGCATATTCTGATGATGAGATAGTAGCATTATTCGGTCCAACTGAAGACGTGATACTTAAAGATATTTGTAAAGATGAATATGAAAACGCCCGTATAGATTATTATACTTACTACAAGGAAAATCATGATATAGCTCGATTGTATGATGGAATAAAAGAACTTTTGATAGATGTCCACAAATCAGACATTTTACTTTCTATCTTTACAGGAAAAGGAAGAACATCTGCATTAATAACTTTGGATGAGCTTGGGTTAACTGATTACTTTGATATGATTGTAAGCGGTGATGATGTAGAAAATCATAAACCTTCACCAGAAGGAATAATAATGTTTTTAAACAAACATAATTTTAATCCATTAGAAGTTTTAATGATTGGTGATGCTCCTTCAGATATAATTGCCGCTAAAGAATGTGGAGTTGAAATAGCATCTGTTGTTTGGGATAGTTATGCTGAAGATGAAGTGAGAAAATTAAACAGCCAAAATATTTTTCGCACAGTTGAAGAATTAAGAGATTATATTTTCAAAACGTAA